AGACCAGCCAGTTCTGGATTGAGAACGAGACCAATTCCTGAAAAGACTCCTGCTGCAATCGGAATTCCGGCGACATTGTAGATAAAGGCCCAGAAAAGATTGAGCAGAATTCGATTGAAGGTTTTCTTGCTCATGTCAAAGGCACGAACCACTCCTAAGAGGTTATTAGTTGTCAACACCAAATCTGCTGACTCGATGGCAATATCTGTTCCAGCTCCCATAGCAATCCCCACATCTGCTACGCTGAGGGCAGGAGCGTCATTGATACCATCACCAACAAAGGCTACTTTTCCAGCTGATTGTAGTTTATGGATTTCATGGGCTTTTTCTTCTGGCAAGACACCTGCAATGACCTCTTCGATTCCGATCTGATCTGCAATAGCACGCGCCACTCCAGCATTATCCCCTGTCAGCATGACTGTTTTAAGTCCACGTTTTTTCAGCTGACTGATGGCTAGCTTGGCATTTTCCTTGGGAATATCTTGCAGGGCAAGCAAGCCTTTAATTTCATTGTCAACAGCCAAGTAGACAACTGTCTTAGCTTCTTTTTCTAGTTCTTCTAGTTTTTCTTGATAAGTGCTAGAAATGTTCATGCCATCCAGCATTTTAGCATTTCCAAGCAGAACTTGTTTTCCATTGATTTGCCCTGAGACACCTTTTCCGTGCAAGGCTTGGAAATTTTCCACAGTTTGAATCTCAAGTCCAGCTTCACTCGCTCGCTTGACAATGGCCTCAGCCAGTGGGTGTTGGGAAGCTTCTTCCAAGGAGGCTGCCAATCCAAGCACTTCTACTTCGTCGCCGATGATATCTGTTACCACAGGTTTCCCTTCCGTCAAAGTCCCGGTCTTATCAAAGACAATAGTTTGAACTTTCTGGATTTCCTGTAGAACCGTTCCATTTTTGAGGAGAACCCCCATCTTGGCACTGCGACCTGTCCCCACCATAAGAGCTGTCGGTGTTGCAAGACCCAAGGCACAAGGGCAGGCGATAATCAAAACAGCCACTCCATAGAGAAGAGAAGAGACAAAACTCGCTCCAAGCACGACTACACTATCCCTGAGCAAGACGAACCAAACCCAAAAGGTCACAATCCCTAAAATGACAACCGCTGGTACAAAAATCCCTGAAACCTTATCCGTCAAATCCTGAATTGGTGCTCGGCTGGTCTGGGCTTTCTTCACAAAGTCCACAATCTGTGCCAAGACAGTCTCTGAACCAACTTTTTCTGCTTTAAAAACAAGCGTTCCGCTATTATTGATGGTTGAGCCAATGACGGTATCTCCAACTGTTTTGTCTACCGGCAGGCTCTCACCTGTCACCATAGACTCATCAATACTGGACACACCTTCGACTACAACCCCATCAACCGCAATCTTTTCACCGGGACGCACTCGAATCAGGTCACCTACCTTGACTTGCTCCAAGGGGATTTGAACATAGCTATCATCACGCAAGACTTCTGCAGTTTTAGCCTGCAAGTCAAGTAATTTCTCCACAGCTTGGGAAGTATTTTTTCGCATTTTTTCCTCAAAAACGGCTCCCAAAAGAACGAAGAAGAAGATAAATGCAGCACTTTCAAAGTAAACGGGGAGACCAGCGAAGAGGGCAACTAAGCTATAGAAATAGGCCACTAGAGTTC
This genomic stretch from Streptococcus sp. 1643 harbors:
- a CDS encoding heavy metal translocating P-type ATPase, which codes for MTEIVKASLENGVQKIRITADKGYHPAHIQLQKGIPAEITFHRTTPSNCYKEILFEEEGILEPIGVDEEKTIRFTPQELGQHEFSCGMKMQKGSYTVVEKTRKSLSLLQRFWITSIFTLPLVIIMIGMSTGGISHQVMRWGTFLATTPIMLVAGGPYIQSAWASFKKHNANMDTLVALGTLVAYFYSLVALFAGLPVYFESAAFIFFFVLLGAVFEEKMRKNTSQAVEKLLDLQAKTAEVLRDDSYVQIPLEQVKVGDLIRVRPGEKIAVDGVVVEGVSSIDESMVTGESLPVDKTVGDTVIGSTINNSGTLVFKAEKVGSETVLAQIVDFVKKAQTSRAPIQDLTDKVSGIFVPAVVILGIVTFWVWFVLLRDSVVVLGASFVSSLLYGVAVLIIACPCALGLATPTALMVGTGRSAKMGVLLKNGTVLQEIQKVQTIVFDKTGTLTEGKPVVTDIIGDEVEVLGLAASLEEASQHPLAEAIVKRASEAGLEIQTVENFQALHGKGVSGQINGKQVLLGNAKMLDGMNISSTYQEKLEELEKEAKTVVYLAVDNEIKGLLALQDIPKENAKLAISQLKKRGLKTVMLTGDNAGVARAIADQIGIEEVIAGVLPEEKAHEIHKLQSAGKVAFVGDGINDAPALSVADVGIAMGAGTDIAIESADLVLTTNNLLGVVRAFDMSKKTFNRILLNLFWAFIYNVAGIPIAAGVFSGIGLVLNPELAGLAMAFSSVSVLTSSLMLNFSKID